In Silene latifolia isolate original U9 population chromosome X, ASM4854445v1, whole genome shotgun sequence, the following proteins share a genomic window:
- the LOC141617776 gene encoding uncharacterized protein LOC141617776 encodes MINDINECKEGLKYVVEYYSQLKAIWDEPANYSRVPQYTCGAGATMNKERKDNKVHQFLMGLNTVLYGHLRSNMLMEDEITSLSHAYVLVLREECHIVVTRAKKEQSDVAMDAKTNTGNRGTEDAPPEDEQEAEPPRFTFCKKPFHTEDKCYIKQGYPSRGRGRGRCRGFGYGRGERGYQVAKAASTGEV; translated from the coding sequence ATGATAAACGACATTAATGAATGCAAGGAGGGATTGAAGTATGTCGTTGAGTATTACTCTCAACTAAAGGCGATATGGGACGAACCAGCCAATTACAGTCGAGTGCCTCAATATACTTGCGGTGCAGGCGCAACCATGAACAAGGAGCGCAAGGATAACAAAGTCCATCAATTCCTCATGGGTTTAAACACGGTTCTCTATGGTCATCTACGCTCTAATATGTTGATGGAGGATGAAATTACATCCCTGAGTCATGCGTATGTTCTTGTGTTACGAGAAGAATGCCACATTGTTGTCACACGAGCCAAAAAAGAACAAAGCGATGTTGCAATGGATGCCAAAACCAACACAGGTAACCGTGGTACAGAGGATGCACCACCAGAAGACGAACAAGAAGCAGAGCCTCCTCGTTTTACTTTCTGTAAGAAACCGTTCCACACTGAGGACAAGTGTTATATAAAACAGGGATACCCTTCAAGGGGTAGAGGAAGAGGACGATGTAGAGGTTTTGGCTACGGTCGTGGGGAGCGTGGATACCAGGTTGCGAAAGCTGCAAGCACAGGTGAGGTTTAA